The following is a genomic window from Mycolicibacterium sp. TY81.
CGGCGACCGTCAGGCCCAGCACCGCCCAGGCCTGCTCGACGTCGGCCAGCGGTAATCCGAGCGCCTCAGCGGCGGCGGTCAGGCTGTGGCTGGGCTGCCCCGACCACTGCACGACGTCGCCGGCCAAGCCGAACAACCGCCCCTGGCGCTCGGCCGTGACCATCTGCTCCGCGGTGAAGCCCAGGCCGTCCAGATACTCGATGAGCGGTGCGCGCCGGCGGGCATCGGCGATGCCCGCGGCTTCCAGGGCGTCGAAATCGACCACGAAACGAGTCTGCCAGCTACCGGGGGACCGGCGGGGCGATCTGACCATCGATAACGCCTCGGATCACAGCCACATACCGACTGCGATCCGAGGCGCAAGCACTAGGCTGACTGGCCGTGAGCGAACTGTTGCAGGGCCCGCTGGAAGACCGTCACCGCGAACTCGGGGCGAGTTTCGCCGAATTCGGGGGCTGGTTGATGCCGGTGTCGTACGCCGGCACCGTGGCCGAGCACAACGCCACCCGCGAGACCGTCGGGCTCTTCGACGTCAGCCACCTCGGCAAGGCGCTCGTGCGTGGCCCCGGCGCCGCCGAGTTCGTCAACTCCGCCTTCACCAACGACCTGCGCCGCATCGGTCCGGGCAAGGCGCAATACACGTTGTGCTGCAACGAGTCCGGCGGCGTGATCGACGATCTGATCGCCTACTACGTCTCCGCCGACGAGATCTTCCTGGTGCCCAACGCGGCCAACACCGCCGCCGTCGTCGCCGAGCTGCAGCGCGTCGCCCCGCCCGAACTGACCATCACCGACGAGCACCGCTCCTACGCCGTGCTCGCGGTGCAGGGGCCGAAATCCACCGACGTGCTCACCGCGCTCGGGCTGCCGACCGACATGGACTACATGGGCTACGCCGACGCCGAGTACAACGGCGTCCCGGTTCGGGTGTGCCGCACCGGCTACACCGGTGAGCACGGCTACGAACTGCTGCCCGAGTGGGACCGCGCGGGCGTGGTCTTCGACGCGCTCGTCGCCGCGGTCAAGGATGCCGGCGGTGAACTCGCCGGGCTGGGCTCGCGCGACACCCTGCGCACCGAGATGGGCTACCCGCTGCACGGACATGAACTGTCGCTGGACATTTCGCCGCTGCAGGCCCGCTGCGGCTGGGCCATCGGCTGGAAGAAGGACGCCTTCTGGGGCCGCGACGCGCTGCTCGCGGAGAAGGAAGCCGGGCCGAAGCGGACGCTGCGCGGCCTGAAGGCTGTCGGACGTGGCGTGCTGCGGGCCGGTTTGACAGTGTTGGACGCCGGGGCGAGCGAAGCGACGGGGGAGGTACCTGCCAAGCCGGTGGGCATCACCACGTCGGGCACCTTCTCGCCGAGCCTCAAGGTCGGCATCGCGCTGGCACTGCTCGACACCGCGGCCGACATCGCCGACGGCGCGCGGGTGACCGTCGACGTCCGCGGCCGGGCGCTCGAATGCGAGGTCGTGGCGCCGCCGTTCGTGGCGGCCAAGACGCGTTAGCCGCGGCGAAAACGCGCTAGCCACGGGCGATACAATCGGCATATGACCGATGGCCCCCTCGAATTCACCGTTTCGCGCGCGAGCAACCCGGCGAGCGATGAGGTAAGGGCTCAGGTTCTGGCCGACCCCGGATTCGGGCGGTTCCACACCGACCACATGGTGGCCATCGACTACACCGTCGACCGTGGCTGGCACGACGCACGGGTCACCGAATACGGGCCCATCGAGCTCGATCCGTCGGCGATCGTCCTGCACTACGCGCAGGAGGTCTTCGAGGGTCTGAAGGCGTACCGCTGGAATGACGGCTCGATCGTGTCGTTCCGTCCGGAGGCCAACGCCGCCCGGCTGCAGTCGTCGTGCCGGCGCCTGGCCATCCCGGAGCTGCCCGGCGACGTCTTCGTCGAGTCACTGCGCCAGCTGATCGCCGTCGACAACGAATGGGTGCCGGCCGCCGGTGGTGAGGCGTCGCTGTACCTGCGCCCGTTCATCATCGCCACCGAGCCCGGCCTGGGTGTGCGCCCCGCCAACGAGTACCGCTATCTGGTGATCGGTTCGCCCGCCGGCGCGTACTTCAAGGGCGGCATCAAGCCGGTGTCGGTCTACCTGTCCACCGAGTACGTGCGGGCCAGCCCGGGCGGCACCGGCGCGGCCAAGTTCGGCGGCAACTACGCCGCGTCGCTGCTGGCGCAGGCGCAGGCCGCCGAGATGGGCTGCGACCAGGTGGTCTGGCTGGACGCCATCGAGCGCCGGTACGTCGAAGAAATGGGTGGCATGAACCTGTTCTTCGTGTTCGGCAGTGGTGGTTCGGCACGACTGGTCACCCCCGAGCTGTCCGGCTCGCTCCTGCCCGGCATCACGCGGGACTCGTTGCTGCAGTTGGCGGTTGACGCCGGCTTCGCCGTCGAGGAACGCAAGATCGACATCGACGAGTGGCAGAAGAAGGCCGCCGCGGGGGAGATCACCGAGGTGTTCGCCTGCGGTACCGCCGCCGTCATCACGCCCGTCGCGCATGTGAAGTACGGGCACGGCGAATCGGCCGGCGAGTTCACCATCGGCGACGGCCAGC
Proteins encoded in this region:
- a CDS encoding branched-chain amino acid aminotransferase, translating into MTDGPLEFTVSRASNPASDEVRAQVLADPGFGRFHTDHMVAIDYTVDRGWHDARVTEYGPIELDPSAIVLHYAQEVFEGLKAYRWNDGSIVSFRPEANAARLQSSCRRLAIPELPGDVFVESLRQLIAVDNEWVPAAGGEASLYLRPFIIATEPGLGVRPANEYRYLVIGSPAGAYFKGGIKPVSVYLSTEYVRASPGGTGAAKFGGNYAASLLAQAQAAEMGCDQVVWLDAIERRYVEEMGGMNLFFVFGSGGSARLVTPELSGSLLPGITRDSLLQLAVDAGFAVEERKIDIDEWQKKAAAGEITEVFACGTAAVITPVAHVKYGHGESAGEFTIGDGQPGEVTMALRDTLTGIQRGTFADTHNWMTRLG
- the gcvT gene encoding glycine cleavage system aminomethyltransferase GcvT, whose amino-acid sequence is MSELLQGPLEDRHRELGASFAEFGGWLMPVSYAGTVAEHNATRETVGLFDVSHLGKALVRGPGAAEFVNSAFTNDLRRIGPGKAQYTLCCNESGGVIDDLIAYYVSADEIFLVPNAANTAAVVAELQRVAPPELTITDEHRSYAVLAVQGPKSTDVLTALGLPTDMDYMGYADAEYNGVPVRVCRTGYTGEHGYELLPEWDRAGVVFDALVAAVKDAGGELAGLGSRDTLRTEMGYPLHGHELSLDISPLQARCGWAIGWKKDAFWGRDALLAEKEAGPKRTLRGLKAVGRGVLRAGLTVLDAGASEATGEVPAKPVGITTSGTFSPSLKVGIALALLDTAADIADGARVTVDVRGRALECEVVAPPFVAAKTR